In one window of Henckelia pumila isolate YLH828 chromosome 1, ASM3356847v2, whole genome shotgun sequence DNA:
- the LOC140866575 gene encoding uncharacterized protein, translating to MRGRVSFSPEPTGAAAKSGENNKGSLKMNRWRFSPARLLRQIGTKVEMALWFVTSPSPSPSPPPRKVSSATFAKSRSYAEKLDCQRAEAIEDCIDFFNSFSSLQRSNSVTSTC from the coding sequence CCGGGGCGGCGGCAAAGTCCGGAGAAAACAACAAGGGATCCTTGAAAATGAACAGGTGGAGGTTTTCTCCGGCGAGATTGCTGAGGCAGATCGGGACAAAGGTGGAGATGGCGTTGTGGTTTGTGACGTCGCCGTCGCCGTCGCCGTCGCCGCCGCCGCGTAAAGTTTCTTCGGCTACGTTTGCGAAGTCGCGTTCGTATGCGGAGAAGCTGGATTGCCAGCGGGCCGAAGCCATTGAGGATTGCATTGATTTTTTcaattctttttcttctttgcaAAGGTCAAATTCAGTGACCAGCACTTGTTAA